A stretch of Fluviicola sp. DNA encodes these proteins:
- the panB gene encoding 3-methyl-2-oxobutanoate hydroxymethyltransferase — protein sequence MSVHKNVKRITTNVLQEMKNSGTKISMLTGYDFSMARIIDSAGIDVILVGDSASNVMAGHETTLPITLDQMIYHAGSVVRAVERALVVVDMPFGSYQGNSKEALSNAIRIMKESGGHAVKLEGGIEIIESIKRILTAGIPVMGHLGLTPQSIYKFGTYVVRAKEEAEAQRLIEDAKALEEAGCFAIVLEKIPAALAEKVAKSVSVPIIGIGAGNGVDGQVLVVHDMLGINNEFSPRFLRKYANLYEIMTDAVKSYIDDVRSGDFPNQNEQY from the coding sequence ATGTCAGTGCATAAAAATGTAAAACGTATCACTACGAATGTTTTACAAGAAATGAAGAATTCCGGAACAAAGATTTCGATGTTGACCGGTTACGATTTTTCCATGGCCCGGATCATTGATTCCGCCGGAATTGATGTTATTCTTGTAGGAGATTCCGCCTCCAATGTCATGGCCGGACATGAAACAACGCTTCCCATTACTCTGGACCAGATGATCTATCACGCGGGATCCGTTGTTCGAGCAGTGGAAAGAGCTTTGGTGGTTGTCGATATGCCTTTCGGTTCTTACCAGGGAAATTCCAAGGAAGCCTTGTCGAATGCGATCCGTATTATGAAAGAATCCGGCGGACATGCCGTGAAACTGGAGGGAGGAATTGAGATCATCGAATCCATTAAACGCATTCTCACAGCGGGAATTCCGGTAATGGGCCACCTGGGATTAACTCCGCAGTCCATTTATAAATTCGGCACCTACGTTGTTCGCGCTAAAGAAGAAGCTGAAGCACAACGGTTGATCGAAGACGCAAAAGCATTGGAAGAAGCCGGTTGTTTCGCCATTGTTCTGGAAAAAATTCCTGCTGCTTTGGCAGAAAAAGTGGCCAAATCGGTTTCCGTGCCGATTATCGGTATCGGGGCAGGGAATGGCGTTGACGGACAAGTACTGGTGGTTCACGACATGCTCGGGATCAACAATGAGTTTTCTCCGCGTTTCCTGCGTAAATACGCAAACCTGTACGAGATTATGACAGACGCCGTTAAGAGCTACATCGACGACGTACGCAGCGGCGATTTCCCGAACCAAAACGAACAATATTAA
- a CDS encoding RNA pseudouridine synthase translates to MEQIRPEDVLYEDNHLIVVNKHAGENVQGDISGDFPLVEKVREYIRHKFEKPGNVFCGLIHRLDRPVSGAIAFARTSKALTRMNKLFAEKHPRKVYWAVVEKAPKEKSGHLVHHLVRNEKQNKTYTYTEARKDSKEARLKYRLLLSSDNYTLLEVELETGRHHQIRAQLAAIGCIIKGDLKYGAKRSNPDGSIYLHSRELEFEHPTTKETVKITAPVPKDNLWQWFEKEESAQRKKK, encoded by the coding sequence ATGGAGCAAATCCGCCCGGAAGATGTGCTGTATGAGGATAATCACTTGATAGTGGTTAACAAACATGCAGGTGAAAATGTACAGGGAGATATTTCGGGCGACTTTCCGCTGGTGGAAAAAGTACGCGAATACATCCGTCATAAATTCGAAAAGCCGGGAAACGTTTTTTGTGGCCTGATCCATCGCCTGGACCGGCCTGTTTCAGGAGCTATTGCATTTGCACGTACCAGCAAAGCCTTGACCCGCATGAATAAACTTTTTGCAGAGAAACATCCGCGGAAAGTCTATTGGGCGGTGGTGGAAAAAGCACCGAAGGAGAAATCCGGCCATTTGGTGCATCACCTGGTTCGTAACGAAAAGCAAAATAAAACTTACACCTATACCGAAGCCCGTAAAGATTCCAAAGAAGCCCGATTGAAATACCGGCTTCTGCTCAGTTCCGATAATTATACCTTATTGGAAGTAGAATTGGAAACAGGCAGGCATCACCAGATCCGTGCCCAGCTTGCTGCAATCGGGTGTATCATTAAGGGCGATCTGAAGTACGGGGCAAAGCGCTCAAATCCGGATGGTTCTATATATTTGCATTCCAGGGAGTTGGAATTCGAACATCCCACAACAAAAGAAACAGTAAAAATAACAGCACCGGTGCCGAAAGATAACCTGTGGCAATGGTTTGAAAAGGAAGAATCCGCGCAGCGGAAGAAAAAATGA
- a CDS encoding sensor histidine kinase: MMKQTLLLAFLLNLLSLNGFSQCDTNKINLENDRILELCYEKPKEALKACEKVIVQSQECAFYPGEVRALIRMGICYDVLSKPDQAISYYQKARTVAQKNNYLKGIASCENNLGLIYWRLNDLKRAIHSFHEAKLAFEKMEDNLNVATVMNNLGLIYEELDQEKMALYWYRRSVSNYRKEKNADQVLDVYSNMGNIWTYMGSYDSCIYYSELAIKGYRKTKNKYGLSISLSNLATALGDKKEYDKAESAFRESAAIAKELGNEYSYVSTLINWSNCYRKQKRFAEQEKLLQEALPIAEKLNAPEQLYKISEALGFVALRKGDSKAAGKYWAMFMKYNSRYTKELQDKTISKTNALYEIKSEKQQTELYRKKKDIELKEQQIARRSENIFWIALVSVLFLAILSIIFYFRKRNLQKELVSQQLVFQATNEERKRISYDLHDLVGSQLSFVVNNLELLSFGDKANERINKTFLMSQEAMSSLRDTVWALHSESMSSKVLVDRMKNVAKKWLEDNSIQVKFTAQLPDSDSGAIGLDPGVSLHVMRIFQEGISNIYKHANTRKVEINLKEEGEYFVLSVEDFGIGFDPAIKPEFHYGLKSIEQRAEKIGAVYSIRKSETHSGMVLTLRWKKNSTIA, translated from the coding sequence ATGATGAAACAAACACTACTACTTGCTTTCCTTCTGAACCTCCTTTCTTTGAATGGATTTTCGCAGTGTGATACCAATAAGATCAACCTGGAAAACGATCGGATCCTGGAATTGTGCTACGAAAAACCGAAAGAAGCCCTGAAAGCATGTGAAAAAGTCATTGTTCAGTCACAGGAATGCGCGTTTTATCCGGGAGAAGTCCGTGCATTGATCCGCATGGGAATTTGTTACGACGTGCTTTCCAAACCCGACCAGGCGATCAGTTATTATCAGAAAGCGCGAACGGTTGCTCAAAAAAACAACTACCTGAAAGGCATTGCTTCCTGCGAAAACAACCTGGGATTGATCTATTGGCGCCTGAACGATCTGAAGCGTGCCATCCACTCATTCCACGAGGCCAAACTGGCTTTTGAGAAAATGGAAGACAACCTGAATGTGGCTACCGTAATGAATAACCTGGGATTGATCTATGAAGAACTGGATCAGGAGAAAATGGCGCTTTACTGGTACCGCAGAAGTGTTTCGAACTACCGGAAAGAGAAGAATGCCGACCAGGTCCTGGATGTGTACTCAAACATGGGAAATATCTGGACCTACATGGGAAGTTACGATTCCTGTATCTACTATTCCGAATTGGCGATCAAGGGCTATCGGAAAACAAAGAACAAATACGGTTTATCCATTTCCCTGAGTAACCTGGCAACAGCCCTCGGGGATAAGAAAGAATACGATAAGGCCGAAAGTGCTTTCAGGGAAAGTGCAGCCATTGCCAAAGAATTGGGAAATGAATATTCCTACGTGAGTACGCTCATCAATTGGTCGAATTGTTACCGGAAACAAAAGCGTTTTGCAGAACAGGAAAAATTGCTTCAGGAAGCACTTCCGATAGCCGAAAAACTAAATGCACCTGAACAGCTTTATAAAATAAGTGAGGCCCTGGGATTTGTAGCGCTCCGGAAAGGAGATAGCAAAGCAGCGGGAAAATACTGGGCTATGTTCATGAAGTACAATTCCAGATACACCAAAGAACTCCAGGATAAGACTATTTCAAAAACCAATGCGCTCTACGAGATCAAGTCCGAAAAGCAGCAAACGGAATTGTACCGGAAGAAAAAAGACATCGAACTGAAAGAACAGCAGATAGCCCGCCGTTCGGAAAATATATTCTGGATAGCCCTCGTTTCCGTATTGTTCCTGGCAATCCTGAGTATCATCTTTTACTTCCGGAAACGCAACCTGCAAAAAGAATTGGTATCCCAGCAGCTGGTATTCCAGGCCACGAATGAAGAACGCAAGCGCATTTCTTACGATCTGCACGATCTGGTCGGTTCGCAGTTGAGCTTTGTAGTCAATAATCTTGAATTGCTTTCTTTCGGCGACAAAGCAAACGAACGCATCAATAAGACCTTCCTGATGAGCCAGGAAGCGATGAGCTCTTTGCGCGATACCGTGTGGGCGCTGCATTCGGAAAGTATGTCCTCCAAAGTATTGGTCGACCGCATGAAAAACGTGGCCAAAAAGTGGTTGGAAGACAATTCCATCCAGGTGAAATTTACCGCTCAGTTACCCGATTCGGATTCGGGAGCTATCGGATTGGACCCGGGAGTTTCCCTCCACGTGATGCGCATTTTCCAGGAAGGGATCAGTAATATATACAAACATGCCAACACCCGAAAAGTGGAAATCAACCTGAAGGAAGAAGGAGAATATTTTGTGCTATCCGTGGAAGATTTCGGGATCGGCTTCGATCCGGCCATCAAACCGGAATTCCATTACGGATTAAAAAGCATCGAACAACGGGCCGAAAAGATCGGGGCAGTTTATTCCATCCGAAAAAGTGAAACCCACAGCGGAATGGTATTAACACTTCGCTGGAAGAAAAATAGCACAATTGCGTAA
- a CDS encoding response regulator transcription factor, producing the protein MGTCPIGIVDDKVYNVQILTEKLEAKPGVKITMTAFNGQAFLHILPTLKPLPEIVFMDIDMPLLDGIEAVKQAKALFPQIHFIMITVFDDEERIFSAIQAGASGYLLKDESIANLHRAIDNVLEFGAAPLAPAIAKKAYNFIQNQPAATSDPETTPLSSREMDILNCLALGKSYTVIADELFISPHTVRKHMTNIYEKLHVNSKVEAVRLAMQKKWV; encoded by the coding sequence ATGGGAACCTGTCCAATTGGAATAGTAGACGATAAAGTGTACAACGTACAAATCCTGACTGAAAAGCTGGAAGCTAAGCCGGGAGTGAAAATTACCATGACCGCGTTTAACGGCCAGGCGTTCCTGCACATCCTGCCAACCCTGAAACCACTTCCGGAGATCGTTTTCATGGACATCGATATGCCCTTGCTGGATGGAATTGAAGCCGTGAAACAGGCCAAAGCACTCTTTCCGCAGATCCATTTTATCATGATCACCGTTTTTGACGATGAAGAACGCATTTTCTCGGCCATACAGGCAGGGGCAAGCGGTTACCTGCTGAAAGATGAATCCATTGCAAACCTGCATCGCGCCATCGATAACGTACTCGAATTCGGCGCAGCGCCACTGGCACCCGCAATAGCCAAAAAAGCATACAACTTCATTCAAAATCAGCCGGCAGCAACTTCCGATCCGGAAACAACACCTTTAAGTTCCCGCGAAATGGATATCCTGAACTGCCTGGCATTGGGAAAAAGTTATACAGTCATCGCAGACGAACTCTTCATCAGTCCGCACACCGTGCGCAAACACATGACCAATATCTACGAAAAACTTCACGTAAACTCCAAAGTAGAAGCCGTTCGCCTGGCCATGCAAAAGAAATGGGTTTAG
- a CDS encoding PorP/SprF family type IX secretion system membrane protein, with protein sequence MRGLILCIVLVLAAGSAYAQDPNFSQFYNNPIYYNPSMTAVNNGIAVRLNARSLWGPIPGRFNTFSFSAEAQTMYKMGLGIMAYSDVGGEALLRTAGGYVNYSYRPVDTKNFILQAGVSGGFITKNIDWSKLTFSDQLDETMGKIKESNFNRPNYNHVSYADFSAGLVARFNGSSRKQRNSFKRFNATLGGAIHHLSQPKDAFLADTDKLPFKLVFHASSNLLFNEFVVSPGIVYEMQNEFRTFSVGSNFISQPFIIGIWMRNRTAAMSFKQYDSFIFTLGLNLRTKYETLWRVTYNFDMTISRLKTSSYGSHEISLFFEMPNKVLFSKNVNSKSMRRRYQCPKEFSGF encoded by the coding sequence ATGAGGGGATTGATTTTATGTATCGTATTGGTTCTTGCTGCAGGTAGTGCTTACGCGCAGGACCCTAATTTTTCGCAGTTCTACAACAACCCGATCTATTACAATCCTTCCATGACGGCGGTAAACAACGGAATTGCCGTGAGGCTGAATGCACGTTCTTTGTGGGGCCCTATTCCCGGAAGGTTCAATACTTTTTCGTTCTCTGCGGAAGCGCAAACAATGTACAAAATGGGACTTGGGATCATGGCTTATTCGGATGTTGGTGGTGAAGCATTGCTGCGAACTGCCGGTGGCTACGTCAATTACTCCTATCGCCCTGTTGACACGAAGAATTTCATTTTACAGGCCGGTGTAAGCGGCGGGTTTATTACCAAGAATATCGATTGGTCGAAACTGACTTTTTCCGACCAGCTGGACGAAACGATGGGTAAGATCAAGGAAAGCAATTTCAACCGCCCGAATTACAACCATGTTTCGTATGCTGATTTCAGTGCGGGCCTGGTTGCGCGTTTTAACGGTTCTTCGCGCAAACAGCGCAATTCGTTCAAACGCTTCAATGCAACGCTTGGCGGGGCAATCCATCATTTATCGCAACCTAAAGATGCCTTCCTGGCGGATACGGATAAATTGCCTTTTAAACTGGTTTTCCATGCTTCTTCGAACCTGCTCTTTAATGAGTTTGTGGTTTCACCGGGAATTGTTTACGAGATGCAGAATGAGTTCCGTACGTTCAGTGTGGGAAGTAATTTCATCAGTCAGCCGTTTATTATAGGGATCTGGATGCGCAACCGGACTGCGGCAATGAGTTTCAAGCAATACGATTCGTTTATTTTTACGCTGGGACTGAACCTGCGAACGAAATACGAAACGCTGTGGCGTGTGACTTACAATTTCGACATGACGATTTCCCGTCTGAAAACAAGCAGTTACGGAAGTCACGAGATTTCCCTGTTTTTTGAAATGCCGAATAAGGTATTGTTCTCGAAGAATGTGAACAGTAAGAGTATGCGCAGAAGGTACCAGTGCCCGAAGGAGTTTAGCGGATTCTAA